A DNA window from Brassica napus cultivar Da-Ae chromosome A4, Da-Ae, whole genome shotgun sequence contains the following coding sequences:
- the LOC106445799 gene encoding probable ADP-ribosylation factor GTPase-activating protein AGD14 isoform X3: MAGGVKEDEKNERIIRSLLKLPHNKRCINCNSLGPQYVCTTFWTFVCTNCSGIHREFTHRVKSISMAKFTSQEVSALKEGGNQHAKDIYFKGLDPQRQSAPDGSNVERLRDFIRQVYVNKRYTNDDKPPRGPMGDNETRSSSGSRSPPYEDAYERRYSDRSSPGGMSPGFEQGNRKSPSRPEVLNDWRREDRFGGRKKTEEESHSPEQVKDLGSASPPIARPVREILGDSVIPLRVIEPPKPQVNRNSDSSVIAKPAASSSGLTTTNENPPEVKMETAMSLIEFDADPEPPAPSVAIQAPISATHQPAAPAQPASASNDNWASFDAAPITPTLNVSQPPPSGNSVDSLLSQLAAPSSGPVQTSTLSSGPAHLGHSTSQIFAPPPNGQSNEQPWNTGLSSNVQRSMSAPSLHPLQGVPSEVKPSGRTELPADLFTATYQSYHAAAPGWQAGPPHGMHYGMPYGMQQYNNTMPYQNVPQPARSMNPFDFNSEPPSVTQTETMFPSMASLQGALPPSGMMPSQGLHNHFSMPPQVSGHPSAMPPRYISPQIPGSMPPSSLRPIGNMGAPYDTQQTYQNFGSPFAANSSNPPSFPSGGNPFG, translated from the exons ATGGCTGGTGGAGTGAAAGAAGACGAGAAGAACGAGCGGATTATTAGGAGTCTTCTCAAACTTCCCCATAACAAGAGGTGTATTAACTGCAACAgcctt GGACCTCAATATGTTTGCACTACTTTCTGGACTTTCGTTTGTACCAACTGCAGCGGAATTCA CCGTGAGTTTACTCATCGTGTTAAATCCATTTCAATGGCGAAGTTCACCTCACAAGAAGTCTCTGCTCTAAAAGAAGGTGGCAATCAG CATGCTAaggatatttattttaaaggaCTGGATCCACAGAGGCAGTCAGCACCTGACGGAAG TAATGTAGAGCGGTTAAGGGACTTCATCAGACAGGTCTATGTGAATAAAAGATACACGAATGATGACAAGCCTCCAAGAGGACCGATG GGCGATAATGAGACACGAAGTTCTAGTGGGTCACGAAGTCCACCATATGAAGATGCATATGAGCGTCGTTACAGTGACAGATCAAGTCCTGGTGGGATGAGTCCAGGGTTCGAGCAAGGTAACAGGAAAAGCCCTTCTCGTCCGGAGGTCTTGAATGATTGGCGCAGAGAGGATAGATTTGGgggaagaaaaaaaactgaagaagaGTCACATTCACCTGAGCAAGTAAAAGACTTGGGTTCAGCCAGCCCTCCTATAGCTCGACCCGTCAGGGAAATCTTGGGTGACAGTGTTATTCCTCTTCGCGTCATAGAACCTCCAAAACCCCAAGTCAACCGAAATAGTGATTCTTCAGTGATTGCAAAG CCCGCTGCATCATCGAGTGGTTTAACCACCACAAATGAGAATCCACCGGAAGTGAAGATGGAAACTGCCATGAGCTTGATTGAGTTTGATGCTGATCCCGAACCTCCTGCTCCATCTGTTGCAATACAAGCACCAATATCGGCCACACATCAACCTGCTGCTCCTGCCCAGCCAGCAAGTGCAAGTAATGATAATTGGGCATCTTTCGATGCGGCGCCCATTACTCCTACTCTTAATGTATCTCAGCCACCACCCAGTGGAAACTCTGTGGATTCACTTCTCTCTCAGTTGGCAGCGCCTTCATCTGGGCCAGTTCAGACATCTACACTATCTAGTGGGCCAGCGCATCTTGGTCATTCCACGTCACAAATCTTTGCACCACCTCCAAATGGACAATCAAATGAACAG CCATGGAACACAGGACTTTCATCTAATGTACAAAGGTCAATGAGTGCACCATCATTGCATCCTCTTCAAGGAGTTCCTTCTGAAGTTAAACCATCCGGAAGAACAGAATTACCTGCG GATTTATTCACTGCTACCTACCAATCATACCATGCAGCAGCGCCCGGGTGGCAAGCTGGTCCACCTCATGGCATGCACTATGGCATGCCCTATGGCATGCAGCAATATAATAACACCATG CCTTATCAGAATGTTCCCCAACCAGCCAGGTCAATGAACCCTTTTGACTTCAACTCTGAGCCACCTTCAGTGACACAAACA GAAACCATGTTCCCTTCCATGGCGTCTCTGCAAGGTGCATTGCCTCCTTCCGGTATGATGCCTTCTCAAGGATTACACAATCATTTCAGTATGCCCCCTCAAGTCTCAGGTCATCCATCTGCAATGCCACCAA GGTACATATCTCCTCAAATACCAGGAAGCATGCCACCTAG CAGCTTACGCCCAATTGGAAACATGGGCGCTCCATATGACACTCAACAAACATATCAAAATTTTGGAAGCCCATTTGCTGCAAATTCTTCGAACCCACCTTCTTTCCCTTCAGGAGGAAACCCGTTTGGGTAA
- the LOC106445799 gene encoding probable ADP-ribosylation factor GTPase-activating protein AGD14 isoform X1 — MAGGVKEDEKNERIIRSLLKLPHNKRCINCNSLGPQYVCTTFWTFVCTNCSGIHREFTHRVKSISMAKFTSQEVSALKEGGNQHAKDIYFKGLDPQRQSAPDGSNVERLRDFIRQVYVNKRYTNDDKPPRGPMGDNETRSSSGSRSPPYEDAYERRYSDRSSPGGMSPGFEQGNRKSPSRPEVLNDWRREDRFGGRKKTEEESHSPEQVKDLGSASPPIARPVREILGDSVIPLRVIEPPKPQVNRNSDSSVIAKPAASSSGLTTTNENPPEVKMETAMSLIEFDADPEPPAPSVAIQAPISATHQPAAPAQPASASNDNWASFDAAPITPTLNVSQPPPSGNSVDSLLSQLAAPSSGPVQTSTLSSGPAHLGHSTSQIFAPPPNGQSNEQPWNTGLSSNVQRSMSAPSLHPLQGVPSEVKPSGRTELPADLFTATYQSYHAAAPGWQAGPPHGMHYGMPYGMQQYNNTMPYQNVPQPARSMNPFDFNSEPPSVTQTETMFPSMASLQGALPPSGMMPSQGLHNHFSMPPQVSGHPSAMPPRYISPQIPGSMPPSSLRPIGNMGAPYDTQQTYQNFGSPFAANSSNPPSFPSGGNPFGVSKGRYES; from the exons ATGGCTGGTGGAGTGAAAGAAGACGAGAAGAACGAGCGGATTATTAGGAGTCTTCTCAAACTTCCCCATAACAAGAGGTGTATTAACTGCAACAgcctt GGACCTCAATATGTTTGCACTACTTTCTGGACTTTCGTTTGTACCAACTGCAGCGGAATTCA CCGTGAGTTTACTCATCGTGTTAAATCCATTTCAATGGCGAAGTTCACCTCACAAGAAGTCTCTGCTCTAAAAGAAGGTGGCAATCAG CATGCTAaggatatttattttaaaggaCTGGATCCACAGAGGCAGTCAGCACCTGACGGAAG TAATGTAGAGCGGTTAAGGGACTTCATCAGACAGGTCTATGTGAATAAAAGATACACGAATGATGACAAGCCTCCAAGAGGACCGATG GGCGATAATGAGACACGAAGTTCTAGTGGGTCACGAAGTCCACCATATGAAGATGCATATGAGCGTCGTTACAGTGACAGATCAAGTCCTGGTGGGATGAGTCCAGGGTTCGAGCAAGGTAACAGGAAAAGCCCTTCTCGTCCGGAGGTCTTGAATGATTGGCGCAGAGAGGATAGATTTGGgggaagaaaaaaaactgaagaagaGTCACATTCACCTGAGCAAGTAAAAGACTTGGGTTCAGCCAGCCCTCCTATAGCTCGACCCGTCAGGGAAATCTTGGGTGACAGTGTTATTCCTCTTCGCGTCATAGAACCTCCAAAACCCCAAGTCAACCGAAATAGTGATTCTTCAGTGATTGCAAAG CCCGCTGCATCATCGAGTGGTTTAACCACCACAAATGAGAATCCACCGGAAGTGAAGATGGAAACTGCCATGAGCTTGATTGAGTTTGATGCTGATCCCGAACCTCCTGCTCCATCTGTTGCAATACAAGCACCAATATCGGCCACACATCAACCTGCTGCTCCTGCCCAGCCAGCAAGTGCAAGTAATGATAATTGGGCATCTTTCGATGCGGCGCCCATTACTCCTACTCTTAATGTATCTCAGCCACCACCCAGTGGAAACTCTGTGGATTCACTTCTCTCTCAGTTGGCAGCGCCTTCATCTGGGCCAGTTCAGACATCTACACTATCTAGTGGGCCAGCGCATCTTGGTCATTCCACGTCACAAATCTTTGCACCACCTCCAAATGGACAATCAAATGAACAG CCATGGAACACAGGACTTTCATCTAATGTACAAAGGTCAATGAGTGCACCATCATTGCATCCTCTTCAAGGAGTTCCTTCTGAAGTTAAACCATCCGGAAGAACAGAATTACCTGCG GATTTATTCACTGCTACCTACCAATCATACCATGCAGCAGCGCCCGGGTGGCAAGCTGGTCCACCTCATGGCATGCACTATGGCATGCCCTATGGCATGCAGCAATATAATAACACCATG CCTTATCAGAATGTTCCCCAACCAGCCAGGTCAATGAACCCTTTTGACTTCAACTCTGAGCCACCTTCAGTGACACAAACA GAAACCATGTTCCCTTCCATGGCGTCTCTGCAAGGTGCATTGCCTCCTTCCGGTATGATGCCTTCTCAAGGATTACACAATCATTTCAGTATGCCCCCTCAAGTCTCAGGTCATCCATCTGCAATGCCACCAA GGTACATATCTCCTCAAATACCAGGAAGCATGCCACCTAG CAGCTTACGCCCAATTGGAAACATGGGCGCTCCATATGACACTCAACAAACATATCAAAATTTTGGAAGCCCATTTGCTGCAAATTCTTCGAACCCACCTTCTTTCCCTTCAGGAGGAAACCCGTTTGG gGTGAGCAAAGGAAGGTACGAGTCATGA
- the LOC106445799 gene encoding probable ADP-ribosylation factor GTPase-activating protein AGD14 isoform X4, protein MAGGVKEDEKNERIIRSLLKLPHNKRCINCNSLGPQYVCTTFWTFVCTNCSGIHREFTHRVKSISMAKFTSQEVSALKEGGNQHAKDIYFKGLDPQRQSAPDGSNVERLRDFIRQVYVNKRYTNDDKPPRGPMGDNETRSSSGSRSPPYEDAYERRYSDRSSPGGMSPGFEQGNRKSPSRPEVLNDWRREDRFGGRKKTEEESHSPEQVKDLGSASPPIARPVREILGDSVIPLRVIEPPKPQVNRNSDSSVIAKPAASSSGLTTTNENPPEVKMETAMSLIEFDADPEPPAPSVAIQAPISATHQPAAPAQPASASNDNWASFDAAPITPTLNVSQPPPSGNSVDSLLSQLAAPSSGPVQTSTLSSGPAHLGHSTSQIFAPPPNGQSNEQPWNTGLSSNVQRSMSAPSLHPLQGVPSEVKPSGRTELPADLFTATYQSYHAAAPGWQAGPPHGMHYGMPYGMQQYNNTMPYQNVPQPARSMNPFDFNSEPPSVTQTETMFPSMASLQGALPPSGMMPSQGLHNHFSMPPQVSGHPSAMPPRYISPQIPGSMPPSLRPIGNMGAPYDTQQTYQNFGSPFAANSSNPPSFPSGGNPFG, encoded by the exons ATGGCTGGTGGAGTGAAAGAAGACGAGAAGAACGAGCGGATTATTAGGAGTCTTCTCAAACTTCCCCATAACAAGAGGTGTATTAACTGCAACAgcctt GGACCTCAATATGTTTGCACTACTTTCTGGACTTTCGTTTGTACCAACTGCAGCGGAATTCA CCGTGAGTTTACTCATCGTGTTAAATCCATTTCAATGGCGAAGTTCACCTCACAAGAAGTCTCTGCTCTAAAAGAAGGTGGCAATCAG CATGCTAaggatatttattttaaaggaCTGGATCCACAGAGGCAGTCAGCACCTGACGGAAG TAATGTAGAGCGGTTAAGGGACTTCATCAGACAGGTCTATGTGAATAAAAGATACACGAATGATGACAAGCCTCCAAGAGGACCGATG GGCGATAATGAGACACGAAGTTCTAGTGGGTCACGAAGTCCACCATATGAAGATGCATATGAGCGTCGTTACAGTGACAGATCAAGTCCTGGTGGGATGAGTCCAGGGTTCGAGCAAGGTAACAGGAAAAGCCCTTCTCGTCCGGAGGTCTTGAATGATTGGCGCAGAGAGGATAGATTTGGgggaagaaaaaaaactgaagaagaGTCACATTCACCTGAGCAAGTAAAAGACTTGGGTTCAGCCAGCCCTCCTATAGCTCGACCCGTCAGGGAAATCTTGGGTGACAGTGTTATTCCTCTTCGCGTCATAGAACCTCCAAAACCCCAAGTCAACCGAAATAGTGATTCTTCAGTGATTGCAAAG CCCGCTGCATCATCGAGTGGTTTAACCACCACAAATGAGAATCCACCGGAAGTGAAGATGGAAACTGCCATGAGCTTGATTGAGTTTGATGCTGATCCCGAACCTCCTGCTCCATCTGTTGCAATACAAGCACCAATATCGGCCACACATCAACCTGCTGCTCCTGCCCAGCCAGCAAGTGCAAGTAATGATAATTGGGCATCTTTCGATGCGGCGCCCATTACTCCTACTCTTAATGTATCTCAGCCACCACCCAGTGGAAACTCTGTGGATTCACTTCTCTCTCAGTTGGCAGCGCCTTCATCTGGGCCAGTTCAGACATCTACACTATCTAGTGGGCCAGCGCATCTTGGTCATTCCACGTCACAAATCTTTGCACCACCTCCAAATGGACAATCAAATGAACAG CCATGGAACACAGGACTTTCATCTAATGTACAAAGGTCAATGAGTGCACCATCATTGCATCCTCTTCAAGGAGTTCCTTCTGAAGTTAAACCATCCGGAAGAACAGAATTACCTGCG GATTTATTCACTGCTACCTACCAATCATACCATGCAGCAGCGCCCGGGTGGCAAGCTGGTCCACCTCATGGCATGCACTATGGCATGCCCTATGGCATGCAGCAATATAATAACACCATG CCTTATCAGAATGTTCCCCAACCAGCCAGGTCAATGAACCCTTTTGACTTCAACTCTGAGCCACCTTCAGTGACACAAACA GAAACCATGTTCCCTTCCATGGCGTCTCTGCAAGGTGCATTGCCTCCTTCCGGTATGATGCCTTCTCAAGGATTACACAATCATTTCAGTATGCCCCCTCAAGTCTCAGGTCATCCATCTGCAATGCCACCAA GGTACATATCTCCTCAAATACCAGGAAGCATGCCACCTAG CTTACGCCCAATTGGAAACATGGGCGCTCCATATGACACTCAACAAACATATCAAAATTTTGGAAGCCCATTTGCTGCAAATTCTTCGAACCCACCTTCTTTCCCTTCAGGAGGAAACCCGTTTGGGTAA
- the LOC106445799 gene encoding probable ADP-ribosylation factor GTPase-activating protein AGD14 isoform X2 yields MAGGVKEDEKNERIIRSLLKLPHNKRCINCNSLGPQYVCTTFWTFVCTNCSGIHREFTHRVKSISMAKFTSQEVSALKEGGNQHAKDIYFKGLDPQRQSAPDGSNVERLRDFIRQVYVNKRYTNDDKPPRGPMGDNETRSSSGSRSPPYEDAYERRYSDRSSPGGMSPGFEQGNRKSPSRPEVLNDWRREDRFGGRKKTEEESHSPEQVKDLGSASPPIARPVREILGDSVIPLRVIEPPKPQVNRNSDSSVIAKPAASSSGLTTTNENPPEVKMETAMSLIEFDADPEPPAPSVAIQAPISATHQPAAPAQPASASNDNWASFDAAPITPTLNVSQPPPSGNSVDSLLSQLAAPSSGPVQTSTLSSGPAHLGHSTSQIFAPPPNGQSNEQPWNTGLSSNVQRSMSAPSLHPLQGVPSEVKPSGRTELPADLFTATYQSYHAAAPGWQAGPPHGMHYGMPYGMQQYNNTMPYQNVPQPARSMNPFDFNSEPPSVTQTETMFPSMASLQGALPPSGMMPSQGLHNHFSMPPQVSGHPSAMPPRYISPQIPGSMPPSLRPIGNMGAPYDTQQTYQNFGSPFAANSSNPPSFPSGGNPFGVSKGRYES; encoded by the exons ATGGCTGGTGGAGTGAAAGAAGACGAGAAGAACGAGCGGATTATTAGGAGTCTTCTCAAACTTCCCCATAACAAGAGGTGTATTAACTGCAACAgcctt GGACCTCAATATGTTTGCACTACTTTCTGGACTTTCGTTTGTACCAACTGCAGCGGAATTCA CCGTGAGTTTACTCATCGTGTTAAATCCATTTCAATGGCGAAGTTCACCTCACAAGAAGTCTCTGCTCTAAAAGAAGGTGGCAATCAG CATGCTAaggatatttattttaaaggaCTGGATCCACAGAGGCAGTCAGCACCTGACGGAAG TAATGTAGAGCGGTTAAGGGACTTCATCAGACAGGTCTATGTGAATAAAAGATACACGAATGATGACAAGCCTCCAAGAGGACCGATG GGCGATAATGAGACACGAAGTTCTAGTGGGTCACGAAGTCCACCATATGAAGATGCATATGAGCGTCGTTACAGTGACAGATCAAGTCCTGGTGGGATGAGTCCAGGGTTCGAGCAAGGTAACAGGAAAAGCCCTTCTCGTCCGGAGGTCTTGAATGATTGGCGCAGAGAGGATAGATTTGGgggaagaaaaaaaactgaagaagaGTCACATTCACCTGAGCAAGTAAAAGACTTGGGTTCAGCCAGCCCTCCTATAGCTCGACCCGTCAGGGAAATCTTGGGTGACAGTGTTATTCCTCTTCGCGTCATAGAACCTCCAAAACCCCAAGTCAACCGAAATAGTGATTCTTCAGTGATTGCAAAG CCCGCTGCATCATCGAGTGGTTTAACCACCACAAATGAGAATCCACCGGAAGTGAAGATGGAAACTGCCATGAGCTTGATTGAGTTTGATGCTGATCCCGAACCTCCTGCTCCATCTGTTGCAATACAAGCACCAATATCGGCCACACATCAACCTGCTGCTCCTGCCCAGCCAGCAAGTGCAAGTAATGATAATTGGGCATCTTTCGATGCGGCGCCCATTACTCCTACTCTTAATGTATCTCAGCCACCACCCAGTGGAAACTCTGTGGATTCACTTCTCTCTCAGTTGGCAGCGCCTTCATCTGGGCCAGTTCAGACATCTACACTATCTAGTGGGCCAGCGCATCTTGGTCATTCCACGTCACAAATCTTTGCACCACCTCCAAATGGACAATCAAATGAACAG CCATGGAACACAGGACTTTCATCTAATGTACAAAGGTCAATGAGTGCACCATCATTGCATCCTCTTCAAGGAGTTCCTTCTGAAGTTAAACCATCCGGAAGAACAGAATTACCTGCG GATTTATTCACTGCTACCTACCAATCATACCATGCAGCAGCGCCCGGGTGGCAAGCTGGTCCACCTCATGGCATGCACTATGGCATGCCCTATGGCATGCAGCAATATAATAACACCATG CCTTATCAGAATGTTCCCCAACCAGCCAGGTCAATGAACCCTTTTGACTTCAACTCTGAGCCACCTTCAGTGACACAAACA GAAACCATGTTCCCTTCCATGGCGTCTCTGCAAGGTGCATTGCCTCCTTCCGGTATGATGCCTTCTCAAGGATTACACAATCATTTCAGTATGCCCCCTCAAGTCTCAGGTCATCCATCTGCAATGCCACCAA GGTACATATCTCCTCAAATACCAGGAAGCATGCCACCTAG CTTACGCCCAATTGGAAACATGGGCGCTCCATATGACACTCAACAAACATATCAAAATTTTGGAAGCCCATTTGCTGCAAATTCTTCGAACCCACCTTCTTTCCCTTCAGGAGGAAACCCGTTTGG gGTGAGCAAAGGAAGGTACGAGTCATGA